Proteins encoded within one genomic window of Pseudomonadales bacterium:
- a CDS encoding electron transfer flavoprotein subunit beta/FixA family protein produces the protein MKVLVAVKRVVDYNVKVRPKSDGTGPDLANAKMSINPFCEIAVEEAVRLKEKGAATEVVAVSLGEKACQEQIRTALALGADRGILVETDAELEPLAIAKLLNAIVAEEKPDLVILGKQSIDGDNNQTGQMLAALAGMGQGTFASEVEVADGKVNVTREIDGGLQTVGLNLPAVVTTDLRLNEPRYASLPNIMKAKKKPMDIKAPADLGVDVAARTALISVEGPAEREAGIKVETVAELVEKLKSEAKVI, from the coding sequence ATGAAGGTTCTTGTAGCAGTTAAACGTGTAGTTGACTACAACGTGAAAGTTCGTCCAAAAAGTGACGGCACTGGCCCAGATTTGGCAAATGCCAAAATGTCGATCAACCCATTTTGTGAAATTGCCGTTGAAGAAGCGGTCCGCTTAAAAGAAAAAGGCGCAGCAACCGAAGTTGTAGCCGTTTCATTAGGTGAAAAAGCCTGCCAAGAACAAATTCGCACGGCACTGGCATTAGGTGCTGACCGTGGCATCTTGGTTGAGACTGACGCTGAACTTGAGCCGCTGGCGATTGCTAAATTACTGAACGCTATTGTTGCCGAAGAAAAGCCTGATCTAGTCATTCTAGGTAAACAATCTATCGATGGTGATAACAACCAAACTGGCCAAATGCTGGCAGCATTAGCCGGTATGGGTCAGGGCACGTTTGCCTCTGAAGTTGAAGTTGCTGATGGCAAGGTCAATGTGACCCGTGAAATTGACGGCGGTTTGCAAACAGTTGGTCTAAACCTTCCAGCGGTGGTTACTACAGACCTTCGTCTGAACGAGCCTCGATATGCTTCCTTACCCAATATTATGAAAGCTAAGAAAAAGCCAATGGACATCAAAGCGCCTGCTGATCTTGGTGTTGACGTTGCGGCCCGTACAGCTCTAATCAGTGTTGAAGGTCCGGCTGAGCGCGAAGCAGGTATCAAAGTTGAAACGGTGGCTGAGCTTGTTGAAAAGCTTAAGTCAGAAGCGAAAGTTATTTAA